The following proteins are encoded in a genomic region of Pseudorca crassidens isolate mPseCra1 chromosome 1, mPseCra1.hap1, whole genome shotgun sequence:
- the BMI1 gene encoding polycomb complex protein BMI-1, which translates to MHRTTRIKITELNPHLMCVLCGGYFIDATTIIECLHSFCKTCIVRYLETSKYCPICDVQVHKTRPLLNIRSDKTLQDIVYKLVPGLFKNEMKRRRDFYAAHPSADAANGSNEDRGEVADEDKRIITDDEIISLSIEFFDQNRLDRKVNKDKEKSKEEVNDKRYLRCPAAMTVMHLRKFLRSKMDIPNTFQIDVMYEEEPLKDYYTLMDIAYIYTWRRNGPLPLKYRVRPTCKRMKISHQRDGLTNAGELESDSGSDKANSPAGGIPSTSSCLPSPGTPVQSPHPQFPHISSTMNGTSSSPSGNHQSSFANRPRKSSVNGSSATSSG; encoded by the exons ATGCATCGAACAACCAGAATCAAGATCACTGAGCTAAATCCCCACCTAATGTGTGTGCTTTGTGGAGGGTACTTCATTGATGCCACAACCATAATAGAATGTCTACATTCCT tcTGTAAAACGTGTATTGTGCGTTACCTGGAGACCAGCAAGTATTGTCCTATCTGTGATGTCCAAGTTCACAAGACCAGACCACTACTGAATATAAG gtcaGATAAAACTCTTCAAGATATTGTATACAAATTAGTTCCAGGGCTTTTCAAAA aTGAAATGAAGAGAAGAAGGGATTTTTATGCAGCTCATCCTTCAGCTGATG cTGCCAATGGCTCTAATGAAGATAGAGGAGAAGTTGCAGATGAAGATAAGAGAATTATAACTGATGATGAAATAATAAGTTTATCCATTGAATTCTTTGACCAGAACAG ATTGGATCGGAAAGTAAATAAAGACAAGGAGAAATCTAAGGAGGAG GTGAATGATAAAAGGTATTTACGATGCCCAGCAGCAATGACTGTGATGCACCTAAGAAAGTTTCTCAGAAGTAAAATGGACATACCTAATACTTTCCAG ATTGATGTCATGTATGAAGAGGAACCTTTAAAGGATTACTATACACTAATGGACATTGCCTACATTTATACCTGGAGAAGG AATGGTCCGCTTCCTTTGAAATACAGAGTTCGacctacttgtaaaagaatgaagatcAGTCATCAGAGAGATGGACTGACAAACGCTGGAGAACTGGAAAGTGACTCTGGGAGTGACAAGGCCAACAGCCCAGCAGGAGGTATTCCCTCCACCTCTTCTTGTTTGCCCAGTCCCGGCACTCCAGTCCAGTCTCctcatcctcagtttcctcacatttCCAGCACTATGAATGGAACCAGCAGCAGCCCCAGCGGTAACCACCAATCTTCTTTTGCCAATAGACCTCGAAAATCGTCAGTAAATGGGTCGTCAGCAACTTCATCTGGTTGA
- the COMMD3 gene encoding COMM domain-containing protein 3 codes for MELSEYVQKGFQMLADPGSFDSNAFTLLLRAAFQSLLDAQADEAVLDHPDLKHIDPVVLKHCHAAAATYILEAGKQRADKSTLSTYLEDCKFDSERIELFCTEYQNNRNSLEILLGSIGRSFPHITDVSWHLEYQIKTNQLDKMYRPAYLVTLNVENTDSRSHPEISFSCNMEQLQDLVGKLKDASKSLERATQL; via the exons ATGGAGCTCTCGGAGTATGTGCAGAAAGGCTTCCAGATGCTGGCCGATCCCGGCTCCTTCGACTCCAACGCCTTCACGCTTCTCCTCCGGGCGGCTTTCCAGAGCCTGCTGGACGCCCAGGCGGACGAGGCCGTGTTAG atcACCCAGACTTGAAACATATCGATCCAGTGGTTTTAAAACATTGTCATGCAGCAGCTGCAACTTACATACTGGAGGCTGGAAAGCAAAGAGCTGACAAATCAACTCTAAG cacttATCTAGAAGACTGTAAATTTGACAGCGAGAGAATAGAATTGTTTTGCACGGAATATCAG aatAATAGGAATTCCCTAGAAATCCTACTGGGAAG TATAGGCAGATCTTTCCCTCATATAACTGATGTTTCTTGGCATTTGGAATATCAGATAAAG ACCAATCAACTTGATAAGATGTACAGACCTGCATATTTGGTGACCTTAAATGTAGAG aaCACTGATTCCCGATCCCACCCAGAGATTAGTTTTAGTTGCAACATGGAACAATTACAG GACTTAGTAGGGAAACTTAAAGATGCTTCGAAAAGCCTGGAAAGAGCAACTCAGTTGTAA